The following coding sequences are from one Syngnathus acus chromosome 14, fSynAcu1.2, whole genome shotgun sequence window:
- the dpagt1 gene encoding UDP-N-acetylglucosamine--dolichyl-phosphate N-acetylglucosaminephosphotransferase isoform X2, with protein sequence MSPSPFLPLAINGLMSALGCLATMKLIPTFKDHFIAARLYGMDLNKLTKNQVPESQGVISGTVFLIILFCFIPVPFLSCFVGDQCNGFPHNEFVQLIGALLAICCMIFLGFADDVLNLRWRHKLLLPTMASLPLLMVYFTNFGNTVILVPKPFRALLGLHLDLGILYYVYMGMLAVFCTNAINILAGINGIESGQALFISGSIIIFNLLELSGDYHDDHVFSLYFMMPFFFTTLALFYHNWYPSSVFVGDTFCYFAGMTFAVVGILGHFSKTMLLFFIPQVINFLYSLPQLFHIIPCPRHRLPRLNPDTGKLGMSYSKFKRKDLSKLGHLILQVAELLKLLEVDRGQENDDEFIECNNMTIINLVLKFLGPTHERNLTAIMLLIQVMGSALAFGIRYHLVRLFYDV encoded by the exons ATGTCGCCGTCGCCATTCTTACCGCTGGCCATCAACGGTCTCatgtcagcactaggctgCTTGGCCACAATGAAGCTGATTCCCACTTTCAAGGACCATTTCATCGCGGCCAGATTGTACGGGATGGATctaaacaaactgacaaaaaatCAAGT TCCAGAATCACAGGGTGTCATCAGTGGGACAGTCTTCCTCATCATTCTCTTCTGCTTCATCCCAGTGCCTTTCCTCAGTTGCTTTGTGGGAGATCAGTGCAATGGCTTCCCACACAATGAA TTTGTGCAGCTGATCGGTGCGCTTCTCGCTATCTGCTGCATGATCTTTCTGGGATTTGCTGACGATGTGCTCAATTTGCGATGGAGGCACAAGCTCCTGCTTCCCACTATGGCATCCCTGCCACTTCTCATGGTTTATTTTACAAACTTTGGCAACACGGTCATCTTGGTGCCTAAACCATTCCGAGCACTGCTGGGGCTGCATCTGGATCTAG GTATTCTTTACTATGTCTACATGGGCATGCTGGCAGTCTTCTGTACAAATGCCATCAACATCCTGGCTGGTATTAACGGCATCGAGTCAGGTCAAGCTCTGTTCATCTCTGGCTCCATCATCATCTTTAACCTGCTGGAGCTCAGCG GGGATTATCACGACGACCATGTTTTCTCTCTCTACTTCATGATGCCGtttttcttcaccaccttAGCACTTTTTTACCACAACTG gTACCCCTCGTCTGTGTTCGTGGGAGACACTTTCTGCTACTTTGCTGGAATGACCTTTGCTGTAGTTGGCATTCTGGGACACTTCAGCAAAACAAtgctattatttttcattcctCAAGTGATTAACTTTCTGTATTCCTTGCCTCAACTATTCCACATCATCCCATGTCCCAGACACAGACTTCCCAG GTTGAATCCGGACACAGGCAAACTGGGGATGAGCTACTCTAAATTCAAACGCAAGGACCTTTCTAAACTAGGACATCTCATTCTGCAG GTTGCAGAGTTACTGAAGCTCCTTGAGGTGGACAGAGGCCaggaaaatgatgatgaatttATTGAGTGCAACAACATGACCATAATAAATCTCGTGTTGAAATTCCTTGGTCCCACGCACGAGAGAAATCTCACTGCCATCATGCTCCTGATACAG gtGATGGGAAGCGCTTTGGCTTTTGGGATCCGTTACCATCTGGTGCGCCTCTTCTACGACGTCTAG
- the LOC119133701 gene encoding mitochondrial ornithine transporter 1-like isoform X2, with product MQTFPTLYRGFIHCIMSTYKQVGIRGLYQGTSPALMANIAENSVLFMSYGFCQQVIRFTAGLHSDAVLSDMQKACAGSVASIFSSLVLCPTELVKCRLQAMYEMEASGKIARSQNSVWSVVKSIMKNEGPQGFFQGLTTTIAREVPGYFCFFGAYELCRSAFADYMKCEKDNIGVAPIVFSGGFGGACLWLVVYPMDCVKSRIQVMSMTGKQGGFFKTFMTIARTEGIRALYSGLTPTMVRTFPANGALFLGYEVSRKVMMKQFDG from the exons ATGCAGACCTTTCCCACACTGTACAGAGGCTTCATCCACTGCATCATGTCTACGTACAAACAAGTTGGCATCCGCGGTCTCTACCAGGGAACCTCGCCGGCACTGATGGCTAACATTGCTGAGAACTCTGTGCTCTTCATGAGCTACGGCTTCTGCCAGCAGGTTATCCGCTTCACGGCAGGACTGCACAGTGATGCCGTGCTGAG TGACATGCAGAAAGCGTGTGCCGGCTCCGTGGCGTCCATCTTCTCTTCACTGGTCCTCTGCCCTACGGAGCTCGTCAAGTGCCGTCTGCAAGCTATGTACGAAATGGAGGCGTCGGGCAAAATTGCAAGGAGTCAGAA CTCGGTGTGGTCTGTGGTGAAATCCATCATGAAGAACGAGGGTCCACAGGGCTTCTTCCAGGGCCTGACCACAACCATTGCCAGAGAGGTTCCTGGCTACTTCTGCTTCTTTGGTGCCTACGAGTTATGCCGCAGTGCCTTTGCAGACTACATGAAGTGTGAAAAAGATAACATTG GCGTGGCTCCGATTGTTTTCAGCGGGGGTTTCGGAGGGGCGTGTCTGTGGCTAGTGGTCTACCCCATGGATTGTGTCAAGTCTCGCATCCAGGTCATGTCCATGACGGGCAAGCAGGGCGGCTTTTTCAAAACCTTTATGACCATCGCACGAACTGAAG GTATTCGAGCACTGTACTCCGGGCTCACTCCCACCATGGTCCGCACCTTTCCTGCTAACGGAGCACTTTTCCTGGGCTATGAGGTCAGCCGCAAGGTCATGATGAAGCAGTTTGATGGCTGa
- the LOC119133701 gene encoding mitochondrial ornithine transporter 1-like isoform X1, translating into MAPHAVVQAIIDLSAGAIGGAACVFSGQPLDTAKVKMQTFPTLYRGFIHCIMSTYKQVGIRGLYQGTSPALMANIAENSVLFMSYGFCQQVIRFTAGLHSDAVLSDMQKACAGSVASIFSSLVLCPTELVKCRLQAMYEMEASGKIARSQNSVWSVVKSIMKNEGPQGFFQGLTTTIAREVPGYFCFFGAYELCRSAFADYMKCEKDNIGVAPIVFSGGFGGACLWLVVYPMDCVKSRIQVMSMTGKQGGFFKTFMTIARTEGIRALYSGLTPTMVRTFPANGALFLGYEVSRKVMMKQFDG; encoded by the exons ATGGCACCTCATGCCGTGGTTCAGGCCATCATCGACCTCTCAGCTGGAGCGATAG GTGGGGCCGCATGTGTCTTCAGTGGACAACCTCTGGACACAGCCAAGGTCAAGATGCAGACCTTTCCCACACTGTACAGAGGCTTCATCCACTGCATCATGTCTACGTACAAACAAGTTGGCATCCGCGGTCTCTACCAGGGAACCTCGCCGGCACTGATGGCTAACATTGCTGAGAACTCTGTGCTCTTCATGAGCTACGGCTTCTGCCAGCAGGTTATCCGCTTCACGGCAGGACTGCACAGTGATGCCGTGCTGAG TGACATGCAGAAAGCGTGTGCCGGCTCCGTGGCGTCCATCTTCTCTTCACTGGTCCTCTGCCCTACGGAGCTCGTCAAGTGCCGTCTGCAAGCTATGTACGAAATGGAGGCGTCGGGCAAAATTGCAAGGAGTCAGAA CTCGGTGTGGTCTGTGGTGAAATCCATCATGAAGAACGAGGGTCCACAGGGCTTCTTCCAGGGCCTGACCACAACCATTGCCAGAGAGGTTCCTGGCTACTTCTGCTTCTTTGGTGCCTACGAGTTATGCCGCAGTGCCTTTGCAGACTACATGAAGTGTGAAAAAGATAACATTG GCGTGGCTCCGATTGTTTTCAGCGGGGGTTTCGGAGGGGCGTGTCTGTGGCTAGTGGTCTACCCCATGGATTGTGTCAAGTCTCGCATCCAGGTCATGTCCATGACGGGCAAGCAGGGCGGCTTTTTCAAAACCTTTATGACCATCGCACGAACTGAAG GTATTCGAGCACTGTACTCCGGGCTCACTCCCACCATGGTCCGCACCTTTCCTGCTAACGGAGCACTTTTCCTGGGCTATGAGGTCAGCCGCAAGGTCATGATGAAGCAGTTTGATGGCTGa
- the dpagt1 gene encoding UDP-N-acetylglucosamine--dolichyl-phosphate N-acetylglucosaminephosphotransferase isoform X1, producing the protein MSPSPFLPLAINGLMSALGCLATMKLIPTFKDHFIAARLYGMDLNKLTKNQVPESQGVISGTVFLIILFCFIPVPFLSCFVGDQCNGFPHNEFVQLIGALLAICCMIFLGFADDVLNLRWRHKLLLPTMASLPLLMVYFTNFGNTVILVPKPFRALLGLHLDLGILYYVYMGMLAVFCTNAINILAGINGIESGQALFISGSIIIFNLLELSGDYHDDHVFSLYFMMPFFFTTLALFYHNWYPSSVFVGDTFCYFAGMTFAVVGILGHFSKTMLLFFIPQVINFLYSLPQLFHIIPCPRHRLPRLNPDTGKLGMSYSKFKRKDLSKLGHLILQVAELLKLLEVDRGQENDDEFIECNNMTIINLVLKFLGPTHERNLTAIMLLIQVEPKTAQTAIYFTKKTLVFHFFCVQVMGSALAFGIRYHLVRLFYDV; encoded by the exons ATGTCGCCGTCGCCATTCTTACCGCTGGCCATCAACGGTCTCatgtcagcactaggctgCTTGGCCACAATGAAGCTGATTCCCACTTTCAAGGACCATTTCATCGCGGCCAGATTGTACGGGATGGATctaaacaaactgacaaaaaatCAAGT TCCAGAATCACAGGGTGTCATCAGTGGGACAGTCTTCCTCATCATTCTCTTCTGCTTCATCCCAGTGCCTTTCCTCAGTTGCTTTGTGGGAGATCAGTGCAATGGCTTCCCACACAATGAA TTTGTGCAGCTGATCGGTGCGCTTCTCGCTATCTGCTGCATGATCTTTCTGGGATTTGCTGACGATGTGCTCAATTTGCGATGGAGGCACAAGCTCCTGCTTCCCACTATGGCATCCCTGCCACTTCTCATGGTTTATTTTACAAACTTTGGCAACACGGTCATCTTGGTGCCTAAACCATTCCGAGCACTGCTGGGGCTGCATCTGGATCTAG GTATTCTTTACTATGTCTACATGGGCATGCTGGCAGTCTTCTGTACAAATGCCATCAACATCCTGGCTGGTATTAACGGCATCGAGTCAGGTCAAGCTCTGTTCATCTCTGGCTCCATCATCATCTTTAACCTGCTGGAGCTCAGCG GGGATTATCACGACGACCATGTTTTCTCTCTCTACTTCATGATGCCGtttttcttcaccaccttAGCACTTTTTTACCACAACTG gTACCCCTCGTCTGTGTTCGTGGGAGACACTTTCTGCTACTTTGCTGGAATGACCTTTGCTGTAGTTGGCATTCTGGGACACTTCAGCAAAACAAtgctattatttttcattcctCAAGTGATTAACTTTCTGTATTCCTTGCCTCAACTATTCCACATCATCCCATGTCCCAGACACAGACTTCCCAG GTTGAATCCGGACACAGGCAAACTGGGGATGAGCTACTCTAAATTCAAACGCAAGGACCTTTCTAAACTAGGACATCTCATTCTGCAG GTTGCAGAGTTACTGAAGCTCCTTGAGGTGGACAGAGGCCaggaaaatgatgatgaatttATTGAGTGCAACAACATGACCATAATAAATCTCGTGTTGAAATTCCTTGGTCCCACGCACGAGAGAAATCTCACTGCCATCATGCTCCTGATACAGGTAGAGCCAAAAACAGCTCAAACAGCCATCTACTTTACAAAAAAGACATTAGtgttccactttttttgtgtgcaggtGATGGGAAGCGCTTTGGCTTTTGGGATCCGTTACCATCTGGTGCGCCTCTTCTACGACGTCTAG
- the LOC119133700 gene encoding histone H4 transcription factor has product MPPNKRLQEKTLKLECEWASCQESFSQMEKFCKHVEVHLDATNMAEGDEEELEWERNCLWRDCGFFSVEGPEEFRRHLFFHCYHTKLKQLGQQVLNSQAEIGTCSIGSHTRNIVPEIPENFTCMWEECEQPPYENPEWFYRHVELHSLSIDIPAGDCEFPLRCRWKDCDATAKGRSKLREHLRSHTQEKVVACPGCGGMYANNTKYFDHIIRQGAMEGQRFQCSHCSKRFATERLLRDHMRTHVSHYKCPLCDMTCPSPSALRNHIKFRHSNEKPYRCEYCEYSCKNLVDLRKHLDSHSIEPSYHCNVSGCSFASRTLSTLKNHHKKEHEGNFLARYKCHVCDQCFTRGNNLTVHLHKKHQFKWPSGHPRFRYKEHEDGFFRLQLIRYESVELTEQLMRERQHGIAEASQESPGAAPSETQVELRGLLLEEQKTEAPTVNCEEGGQEESILFSILTGGLAQTADDIVILQYQDIPQEQDMQTV; this is encoded by the exons ATGCCTCCCAATAAACGACTGCAGGAAAAAACGCTGAAATTAGAATGTGAGTGGGCTTCGTGTCAGGAGTCGTTCAGTCAAATGGAGAAATTCTGCAAGCATGTGGAGGTACACTTGGATGCTACGAACATGGCGGAAGGGGATGAAGAAGAACTAGAAT GGGAAAGAAACTGCCTTTGGAGAGACTGCGGGTTTTTTTCTGTGGAGGGGCCTGAAGAGTTCCGGCGACATCTCTTCTTTCACTGTTACCATACCAAGTTGAAACAGTTGGGTCAGCAGGTGCTCAATAGCCAGGCAGAAATTGGCACGTGCTCCATCGGCTCCCACACCCGCAATATTGTCCCTGAAATCCCTGAAAATTTTACCTGCATGTGGGAGGAATGTGAG CAACCACCTTATGAGAATCCAGAGTGGTTCTACAGACATGTGGAGCTTCACAGCTTATCTATAGACATACCAGCAGGAGACTGTGAATTCCCTTTACGCTGCCGATGGAAGG ATTGTGACGCTACTGCTAAAGGCCGTTCTAAGTTACGGGAGCATCTACGCAGCCACACCCAGGAGAAGGTCGTAGCGTGTCCAGGCTGTGGAGGGATGTACGCCAATAACACAAAGTACTTTGACCACATCATTCGACAAGGTGCTATGGAAG GCCAAAGATTCCAGTGCTCCCATTGTTCAAAACGATTTGCAACAGAGAGACTGCTCAGAGACCACATGAGGACCCACG tgAGCCACTACAAGTGCCCGTTGTGTGACATGACTTGTCCTTCACCTTCAGCGCTGCGCAATCATATAAAGTTCCGCCACAGCAATGAGAAGCCATATCGCTGTGAATACTGTGAATACAG ctGTAAGAATCTGGTGGATTTGCGTAAACATCTGGACAGCCATAGCATCGAGCCGAGTTACCACTGCAATGTGTCTGGCTGCAGCTTCGCATCTCGTACTCTTAGCACGTTGAAGAATCACCACAAAAAGGAGCATGAG ggAAATTTTCTAGCTCGCTACAAGTGCCATGTGTGCGATCAGTGCTTCACCAGAGGAAATAACCTCACGGTTCACCTGCACAAAAAACACCAGTTCAAATGGCCTTCAGGACACCCACGGTTCCG GTACAAGGAGCACGAAGACGGCTTCTTTCGGCTGCAGCTGATCCGTTACGAGAGCGTGGAACTGACGGAGCAGCTGATGCGAGAGAGGCAACATGGAATCGCAGAGGCGAGCCAAGAGTCCCCCGGGGCCGCTCCTTCAGAGACTCAGGTAGAGCTGAGGGGGCTGTTGCTAGAGGAGCAGAAGACCGAGGCGCCCACCGTTAACTGTGAGGAGGGCGGTCAGGAAGAGAGCATCTTGTTCTCGATTCTCACTGGAGGTTTGGCACAGACGGCGGACGACATCGTCATACTACAGTATCAGGATATACCTCAAGAACAAGACATGCAGACAGTTTGA